Proteins encoded together in one Caldicellulosiruptor saccharolyticus DSM 8903 window:
- a CDS encoding histidine triad nucleotide-binding protein, whose amino-acid sequence MGECIFCKIVNKQIPSEIVYEDEHVCAFKDINPTAPVHILVVPKQHIESLNHLDNSHKELIGHIFVVAKELSDRFGVKEKGFRIVVNCGEDGGQTVNHLHFHLLGGRKFSWPAG is encoded by the coding sequence ATGGGTGAGTGTATCTTTTGTAAGATTGTGAACAAACAAATACCCTCTGAGATAGTTTATGAAGATGAACATGTTTGTGCTTTCAAAGACATAAACCCCACAGCTCCTGTTCATATTCTGGTTGTACCGAAACAGCACATAGAAAGTTTAAATCACCTTGACAATAGCCACAAAGAGCTTATAGGTCATATATTTGTTGTTGCAAAAGAACTATCTGACAGATTTGGGGTAAAAGAAAAAGGCTTTAGAATTGTTGTCAATTGTGGTGAAGATGGCGGTCAGACGGTTAATCATCTGCACTTTCACCTACTTGGTGGGCGAAAATTCTCATGGCCAGCAGGTTAA